CAAACGAATATTTGAATGAGGTGAGGAAATGACGAAAGAAGTATGTGAAGTGACGCATGTTAATGAACAAGCGGTCACAAAGGTACAGCAGCAAATGCCAGACTTATCAGGTGTAGCCAAATTTTTAAAGGCATTATCTGATGAAACAAGACTCAAAATAGCGTATGCCTTAACGGTAGAGGATGAATTATGTGTTTGCGATGTTGCGACAATAATAGGTTCATCTGTAGCGACAGCATCGCATCATTTACGATATTTAAAAGAACATAGTTTAGCGAAATCGCATCGTAAGGGGAAGCAAATGTATTACGCTTTAGCCGACGAGCATGTATACCAAATTGTAACGATTGCCTATGAACATGCGAAAGAAGGGATTGCCAATGGCAGTGACACCAAGTAAGCAAGAGTATCGTCTACAAAACTTATCCTGTGCTAGCTGTGCAGCTAAATTCGAAAAAAATGTAAAAGCTCTTCCTGACGTTCAAGATGCACAAGTGAACTTTGGAGCTTCTAAATTAATGATTGTAGGGGCAGTTAGTGTTGATCAAATAGAAGAAGCAGGGGCATTTGATGGCATTAAAGTGTCACAATCTGCGGCAAAAGCAAGTGAAGCAACAATTCCTTTTTATAAGAAAATGGAGAACATACTAGCTAGTGTCTCACTGCTATTCGTTGTAGTTGGCTATCTATTATCTTCTGTTCGTGGAGAAGAAGACTTGTTGACGATTGCTATGTTTATCATTGCGATTATCGTTGGAGGCGTAAAGATTTTTAAAACAGGCTTCCGCAATCTTGCGCGACTAGAATTTGATATGAAAACGCTTATGACCATTGCGATAATTGGCGCTGCAATAATTGGTGAGTGGGAAGAAGCGGCAGTTGTTGTCTTTTTATTCGCAGTGAGTGAGGCACTTGAAGCCTATTCAATGGATAAGGCACGTCAATCAATTCGTCAGCTAATGGATATTGCTCCGCCAACTGCCACTATTAAACGAGCGCATGGTGAGCACTTCCACGAGATGGAATTGGCAACAGAACAAATTGAAATTGGCGATATTTTAATGGTGAAGCCTGGTCAAAAAATTGCAATGGATGGCATTGTGCTTACGGGGCTATCCGCGGTTAATCAGGCAGCCATTACAGGTGAATCAATTCCTGTCAACAAATCAGTCGGTGATGAGGTATTTGCAGGAACGTTGAATGAAGAAGGCGCATTAGAGGTACGTGTAACGAAACGTGTAGAGGATACAACGATTGCGAAGATTATTCATTTAGTGGAGGAGGCACAGGCAGAAAAGGCTCCATCCCAACAATTTGTAGATCGTTTTGCTAAATACTATACACCAGCAATCATGCTTGTGGCGCTTCTTGTAGCGATTGTTCCACCTTTATTTGTAGGAGATTGGCAACACTGGATTTATCAAGGATTGGCAGTA
The genomic region above belongs to Lysinibacillus sp. FSL W8-0992 and contains:
- a CDS encoding ArsR/SmtB family transcription factor; translated protein: MTKEVCEVTHVNEQAVTKVQQQMPDLSGVAKFLKALSDETRLKIAYALTVEDELCVCDVATIIGSSVATASHHLRYLKEHSLAKSHRKGKQMYYALADEHVYQIVTIAYEHAKEGIANGSDTK